One window of Thermocoleostomius sinensis A174 genomic DNA carries:
- a CDS encoding TonB-dependent receptor domain-containing protein, translated as MKYSVCVGPVGTVCLLLIAPAYAFETQRFSEAEIVGEQTRERRFSIEDSFLPLDVFSFDIDKDTLDEATLEIGTSVSPNLQLESEYADSPTVQPTQLSEIDQPYTTIGESLEAQSVTVITNVRVNLFGVGVDIILDAIEPLPSTTTFTLGNALIVEIPNALLTNEFEQVNPTEGIARISVENLPGNRVRLAITGTEAAPMVAVRSEAQALVVSVTPESVPTESIIEETIRVLVTAEKTPEDSLNVPISLTVLPEQQIEDAQINSIRDVAANTPNFFTTVGDRAFNFYSIRGISNSNFLTRDSVGFYLDDVPIEYFHQLFPGELFDLERVEILRGPQNLLYGRNSVAGVVNIISRPPSESLEAQLAAEYGTYNQRRIQASISDTLIPETLGLRVSGAYSARDGFAENILLDESANDQADIAGRINLVWTPAEDWNISLNVLGAASQDGGVTYVDVNQDNPFEVEENEIGELDLSVSAQSLRVAYDGSDFRFTSITAHNFSDVGYRSDGDYTAADLYSFNSQVISNIWSQEFRFHSPEAAERLRWLVGAYFQNRTFTIDQQQVEYTPEGAALFGIPDIRFGETFAEYEQTTLAAFSQVDFRPIDPLTLTLGLRYEYSRDELERSERTETFDGTVTTSGEVEDSTNGDTLLPRFAINYRFIPNAAVYGSITRGYRPATLNYSIADPTLNNVRQEESWNYEIGLKSSWLNDRLFLTLAGFINEINDYQVLLPNEQGFFTDITNADVRVVGLEAELRAIPADGLELIAGFGYADAEYTDYTNPLTGEDFNGNQLTYAPEYTYNLAAQYRSPGGFFGRVELQGVGLYFFDDANTIEQAPFALVNARIGYEFENTGIYLFANNLFDTEYITVAFVPAGVVRGNFGDRRTVGVQVRTRF; from the coding sequence ATGAAATATTCAGTTTGTGTTGGCCCAGTAGGCACGGTGTGTTTGCTGCTGATTGCCCCTGCTTATGCATTTGAGACTCAGAGATTTAGCGAAGCGGAGATTGTTGGAGAGCAGACAAGAGAGCGTCGGTTTAGTATTGAAGATTCTTTCTTACCTCTAGATGTGTTCAGTTTTGATATAGATAAAGATACGCTCGATGAAGCAACTCTAGAAATAGGTACATCTGTCTCGCCTAATTTGCAGCTTGAATCAGAATACGCTGACTCGCCAACTGTTCAGCCAACTCAACTAAGCGAAATTGATCAACCCTACACAACGATCGGTGAATCACTGGAAGCTCAATCGGTGACTGTTATCACGAACGTTCGAGTCAACCTTTTTGGTGTAGGTGTTGATATTATCTTGGATGCAATTGAACCACTTCCTTCTACTACAACTTTTACCCTGGGCAATGCCCTGATTGTTGAGATTCCCAATGCGTTGTTAACAAACGAGTTTGAGCAAGTTAATCCAACAGAGGGAATCGCTCGAATCAGCGTCGAGAATTTACCAGGAAATCGTGTCCGGCTTGCAATCACCGGAACCGAAGCGGCTCCAATGGTAGCAGTGCGATCGGAAGCGCAAGCATTGGTAGTTAGTGTGACTCCTGAATCGGTCCCAACTGAATCAATCATTGAGGAGACGATTCGCGTCTTGGTGACAGCCGAGAAGACGCCAGAAGATTCGTTGAATGTGCCAATTAGCTTGACAGTACTACCAGAGCAACAGATTGAAGATGCACAAATCAATTCGATTCGTGACGTGGCAGCCAATACGCCTAATTTTTTCACAACTGTGGGCGATCGTGCCTTCAACTTCTATAGTATTCGAGGCATTAGCAACAGCAATTTCTTAACGCGAGACAGCGTTGGATTCTACCTCGATGATGTGCCGATCGAATATTTTCACCAGCTTTTTCCTGGTGAACTGTTCGATCTTGAACGAGTAGAAATTCTCAGAGGGCCTCAAAACCTCCTCTATGGCCGCAACAGCGTTGCAGGGGTTGTTAACATCATTAGTCGTCCTCCCAGCGAGTCTCTAGAAGCGCAGCTTGCAGCCGAGTATGGCACCTACAATCAACGCCGCATTCAGGCTTCCATTAGCGATACGCTAATTCCTGAGACGTTGGGGCTTCGCGTATCGGGGGCTTATAGTGCCCGCGATGGTTTTGCCGAAAATATCTTACTAGATGAATCTGCTAACGATCAGGCAGATATCGCTGGACGAATCAACTTAGTCTGGACACCCGCAGAGGATTGGAATATATCGTTGAATGTTCTGGGGGCGGCCTCTCAAGATGGTGGAGTAACTTATGTGGATGTGAACCAGGACAATCCCTTTGAAGTAGAAGAGAACGAGATTGGTGAACTGGATCTATCGGTTAGTGCTCAATCGCTCAGGGTTGCGTATGATGGTTCCGATTTTCGATTTACCTCAATCACTGCCCACAATTTCAGTGATGTCGGCTATCGCTCTGACGGAGATTATACTGCCGCAGATTTGTACAGCTTTAATTCACAAGTGATTTCCAATATTTGGAGTCAGGAATTCCGTTTCCACTCTCCAGAAGCCGCAGAGCGGTTGAGATGGTTAGTCGGAGCCTACTTTCAAAATCGCACATTTACCATCGATCAACAGCAAGTTGAGTACACTCCAGAGGGTGCGGCACTGTTTGGTATCCCCGATATTCGATTTGGTGAAACCTTTGCTGAGTATGAGCAAACCACCCTAGCCGCATTCAGTCAAGTTGACTTTAGACCGATCGACCCCTTAACTCTCACGCTCGGATTACGTTATGAATATTCTCGTGATGAACTAGAACGGAGTGAACGAACGGAAACGTTTGATGGGACCGTGACTACTAGCGGTGAAGTGGAGGATTCAACTAATGGAGATACTCTGCTGCCTCGGTTTGCTATTAACTATCGGTTTATACCCAATGCCGCTGTCTATGGCAGCATCACGCGCGGCTATCGACCTGCGACGTTGAATTATAGCATTGCTGATCCTACCCTCAACAATGTGCGGCAGGAAGAGTCCTGGAACTATGAGATTGGATTGAAATCCTCCTGGCTGAACGATCGTCTCTTCCTTACCTTGGCAGGCTTCATCAATGAAATCAATGACTATCAAGTGCTGCTGCCCAATGAACAGGGCTTCTTCACCGATATCACCAATGCCGATGTTAGAGTCGTGGGCCTGGAAGCCGAACTGCGAGCCATTCCAGCAGATGGACTAGAACTGATTGCGGGCTTTGGTTACGCGGATGCTGAATACACTGACTATACCAATCCCTTGACCGGAGAAGACTTCAATGGCAATCAACTCACTTATGCGCCGGAGTACACCTACAACCTGGCCGCACAATATCGCAGCCCCGGTGGGTTCTTTGGCAGAGTTGAATTGCAAGGAGTCGGATTATACTTCTTCGATGATGCCAATACAATCGAACAAGCTCCCTTTGCCTTGGTGAATGCTCGCATTGGCTACGAATTTGAAAATACGGGGATTTATCTGTTTGCCAATAACTTATTTGATACAGAATACATCACCGTGGCCTTTGTTCCAGCGGGTGTTGTTCGTGGTAATTTTGGCGATCGCCGCACAGTTGGTGTGCAGGTGCGAACCCGATTCTAA